From a single Bacteroidales bacterium genomic region:
- a CDS encoding TonB-dependent receptor gives MNKYKLFLVALLFPSFIFAQEVSSYSLEDLTLLTDTVKLNEIIIQASKTEDNMQEIQAATSFIPSKEIEEQNLNSLPELSARIPNLFMPDYGTRLTAPIYIRGIGSRINNPSVGLYVDDVPYFDKGTFNFEFFNLEKIEVLRGPQGTLYGRNTMGGIIKVYTPQPKFNSTGNAKVEYGVNNHIKTAFETNQKLSESLAVIVGGANAHSDGNFTNTFSDTQADKFDIYNGHFKLLYNPSERFKSVLSVNFEKHKQKGYPYAVYDIATQSASDINYNQESTYERSLLSVGLTMEYHANNFILSSASSYQYMEDYQGIDQDFTSDDLFWVTQDRAQNTFVEELTIRSLRTSKVNWIAGLFAFHQGSDKEVGVTYGSDAITRYHLPGPINYIKVYDQPTSGTAVFGQVSYPFGKFKATLGIRADYETTTLNYDYEKWLSGNSIATDAFESDLDFTQILPKVSLSFQPTEDITFFTTISKGYKAGGFNSTFENDEDRTFDPEYSTNYEFGIKSICMNNRLITNLNLFYIDWENQQIYQPVPSGTGSMLDNAGHSESKGLELELRFMVNKNLTIWGAYGYTEAKFLDYQRDEDTDYSGNLIPYIPEYTLNLGGNYTVYINRAIRNATLSVNYQQIGKLFWNDANTAEQESYGLLNGRLNFHSKNFDFGIWGKNVLDTDYNAFYFESLGNSYVQLGKPVQYGVFVNVNI, from the coding sequence ATGAATAAATACAAATTATTTCTCGTAGCACTATTGTTCCCAAGCTTTATATTTGCACAAGAAGTATCTTCTTATTCGCTTGAAGATTTAACACTCTTAACAGATACGGTTAAATTAAATGAAATTATTATTCAGGCTTCCAAAACAGAAGACAATATGCAGGAAATTCAAGCAGCTACTTCTTTTATTCCCAGTAAAGAAATTGAAGAACAGAACTTGAATTCACTACCGGAATTAAGTGCTCGTATTCCGAATCTATTTATGCCCGATTACGGAACTCGTTTAACAGCACCTATTTATATTCGTGGTATTGGGTCTAGAATAAATAATCCTTCTGTGGGCTTATATGTAGATGATGTTCCATATTTTGACAAAGGAACTTTTAACTTTGAGTTTTTTAATCTAGAAAAAATTGAAGTTCTACGTGGACCACAAGGTACTTTATACGGAAGAAACACTATGGGAGGTATTATTAAAGTTTATACCCCGCAACCAAAATTCAATTCTACAGGAAATGCTAAAGTTGAATACGGAGTAAACAATCATATTAAAACAGCATTTGAAACCAACCAGAAATTAAGCGAAAGCCTTGCTGTTATTGTTGGAGGAGCAAATGCGCATAGCGACGGTAATTTCACTAATACTTTTTCAGATACTCAAGCAGATAAGTTTGATATTTATAATGGACATTTTAAATTACTTTATAATCCATCAGAAAGATTCAAATCTGTACTTTCTGTGAATTTCGAAAAGCATAAGCAGAAAGGTTATCCTTATGCTGTTTATGATATTGCTACCCAAAGTGCTTCAGATATTAATTACAACCAAGAAAGCACATACGAAAGAAGCTTGCTTTCAGTAGGTTTAACAATGGAATATCATGCTAATAACTTTATTTTGTCATCGGCAAGCAGTTATCAGTATATGGAAGATTATCAAGGAATAGATCAAGATTTTACATCTGATGATTTATTCTGGGTTACACAAGATAGAGCTCAAAATACATTTGTTGAAGAGTTAACTATACGCTCTTTAAGAACTTCTAAAGTTAATTGGATAGCCGGATTATTTGCTTTTCATCAAGGTTCAGATAAAGAAGTTGGAGTAACCTACGGTAGCGATGCCATTACAAGATATCACCTACCGGGTCCAATTAATTATATCAAAGTATACGATCAACCAACAAGCGGAACTGCTGTTTTCGGACAAGTTAGTTATCCCTTTGGGAAATTTAAAGCTACTCTTGGAATTCGTGCCGATTACGAAACTACAACACTTAATTACGATTATGAAAAATGGCTAAGCGGAAACAGCATTGCTACAGATGCTTTTGAAAGCGATTTGGATTTCACCCAAATTCTACCAAAAGTTAGCTTAAGCTTTCAACCAACTGAGGATATTACATTTTTTACAACTATTAGTAAAGGATATAAAGCCGGTGGTTTTAACTCAACTTTTGAAAATGACGAAGACCGTACTTTTGATCCTGAATATAGCACCAACTACGAATTTGGAATCAAATCTATTTGTATGAATAATCGCCTAATTACTAATCTTAACCTTTTCTATATTGATTGGGAAAACCAACAGATTTATCAACCCGTACCAAGTGGAACCGGTTCTATGTTAGATAATGCCGGACATTCTGAAAGCAAAGGACTTGAGTTAGAGCTACGTTTTATGGTAAATAAAAACCTAACTATCTGGGGAGCTTATGGATATACTGAAGCTAAATTTCTAGATTATCAACGCGATGAAGACACTGATTATAGTGGAAATTTAATTCCATATATTCCTGAATATACTTTAAACTTAGGCGGTAATTATACAGTATATATTAATAGAGCTATCCGAAATGCTACCTTATCAGTAAACTATCAACAAATAGGAAAATTATTTTGGAATGATGCAAATACAGCGGAACAAGAGTCTTACGGACTTCTTAATGGTCGTTTAAATTTCCATTCTAAAAATTTCGATTTTGGTATTTGGGGTAAAAATGTCTTAGATACGGATTATAATGCTTTCTATTTTGAATCTTTAGGAAACTCATATGTCCAATTAGGAAAACCTGTACAATACGGCGTTTTTGTTAATGTCAATATATAA